GTACTGCAACCAGGTGCACGAGGCGCGTTCCATGTCCGCCTCCGCCGTCGATCCCTCGCCCCAGCAACTGATGCCGCCGGCGCGGGTCATCGCCAGTGCACGGTACGTCGAGAGCGGGACGAAAACGGCTTCGCTGCCGGAATAGCTGCCGGTGTAGATGTCATAGAAGTGAGGCACGGGATGCCACGGTTCGAGTACGCCGACGATACGCAGGTCCGCGCCGTTGGCACGCAACGTACGGCCGACGCTATTGGCGCCAGCGAACAACCGGTCGTTCAGCTCCGAACCGATCACGACGACACGGGCACGCGACTCGTCATCCGCGGCCGACCATGCCTGCCCGTAGCGAAAGCGTGGCTGGAACATCGGAAAGAAATCGGCGGTCGTATAACGTGCGCGCTCGAAGAAGGGGTCCATCCTAGGATCATCGGGCTGCACCGGCACGGTGCCGCCGACCATCAGCGCCTGACGGTCGGCGCGGTGCTCACGCAGCATCTGCATGCCGTCGGTCCAGCTGACCTGGATAGGCATGTCCCTGTTCTCGGCATGGTCCAGGCCGCGTGGGTCGAGCCGGGGCATGTAGATCGACCCGCTGCGTCCCGGCAGCGGATCGCCCGACATCACATGCAACACCGTCAGTGTGGTCATGCTGGCACCGATACCCAATGCGATGGCCACGACCATCAGCACCGTGAGTGCCTTGCTCCGCCTCAGGCCGAGCACCGCCAGTTCCAGGTAATAAGCGAACATCGGTCGTCCTTCGACTCAGACGCTGCGCGTCGCTTCGACGGGCGATACCCGTGAAGCGCGCAGGGCCGGCGCCAGCACGGCGGCCTGGCCAAGGCCCAGCAAGGCGACCACGCCGACCATGACATAGGTAAACGACAGTCGCTCCATCTCGAAGTGGGTGACCATCCACTGGCTGAGTCCGACCGCCAGTATCATGCCAACGATCACTCCGACCAAGGCGATCAGGAAGTTCTCGGTCATGAAATAACTGAGGATATCCCTGCGCCGTGCTCCCAACGCCCGCCGCACGCCAATCTGCTTGCGCCGCTGACCCACCCAGAAACTGGACAGCCCGACGATGCCCGCCGCCGTGATCGACAGCAGCACGCCGCACACCACGCTCATCAGGATCGCCATGCCACGATCCGCCTCATAGGCATTCGCACGCATCATCTCGAACGTACGCACGCCGTATTTCTCTGGCAGCACGCGCATGCGGTTGGTGTCGTAGAGCACCTTGGCCACGCTCTTGAACACCGCGTCCTGCTGCCCGGGCTTGGTCCGTATGGCGAAGGTCTGCGCGCCGTCGTTCATAGTCACCGGCATGATCGTCACGTTGTCGTGGAACTGCGAATCGACCCAGGGCACGGTCAATCTGGCTACGATGCCGATAACGGTAGAGGGCTTACCTTCCCGGTAGTAGACCACCTTGCCCAGTGCGCTGCCGCCGGGAAAAAGCTTGTCGGCGAGCGCCTTGGTGATGATGACCTGGGCGGGCGTGGGCATGTCCTGGCGCGCGACACCCACGACCTCGCCCGCGGTGAAATTCCGTCCGGCCACGAGCTTTACCCCCAGCGTCTTCAGGGTGTGCTCGTCACCGAAATACAACCCCGTCTGCGGCCCGTTCTTCGTTTTCTCCGGGGTGCTCGATACGGCCGTGGACCAGCCGCCCCTTCGCAGAGGTAAGGAATTGGTGACGTAGGCATCTTCGACACCCGGCATGTTGCGTATCGCCCGGATATCCGTGCCGATCAGGGGCAGGAAGCTGGAAGGTGCGCCCACATAGAGGTTCTGCACCACCACCACATCGGACTCGACCATGCCCGTGGCGCGATGCGCGCGCTCGATGCGTTGGTTCACGATGAACAGGGCATTGCAGACGATGGCTAGCGTGAGCGCGATCTGCAAGGCGATGAGGATGGTGCCGGACTTGTGCCGGCGCAACGCCGAGAGAATGGGACGAATCTGCATGGCGTGATCCTCAGTTGGACTTCAGCTGCCAGGCCGGCTGCACTTGCGCAGCACGCCAGGTGGGATAAAGGGCCGCACACACCGAAGCCACGACGGACACCAGCAGCGTGAGCATCACCAGCACCGGGTCCAGCGTGGCCAGGTGGGCGATACGCTCAGGGAACACCAGCCCGATGCCGAGCACACCGACGCCGGTCAGGAGCAGGCCCAGCAGGCCACCGACGATACCGATGGTGCCGGCCTCCATGAGGAACTGGGCGTAGATGTGCAAACGCGAGGCACCCAGCGCCCGACGCACGCCGATCTCCGGCGCGCGGCGCATGAACTTGGCCAGCAGCAGGCCCACCGTGTTGACCAGGCAGATCACCAGGAAACCGAGCGAGACCACTAGCGACACCTGCGATTCCTGCGGCACCACCTGCTGGAACGACAGCCAGTCCACGACGTTGCGCAACCGGCCGTTCGGCGCCCACCGGAAGCGGCCGGCGCGCTGTTGCTCGGCGGCATAACCGGCGAGGTACCGGCGGTAGGATTCCGCCGCGGCGGTCGTGGGCAATTCGACCCACAAGGACAGCCAGATGCATTCCGAGCGGAGGTAGTTATCCCAGCCTTCGCCCGGATCGGATGTGCAGTTGTTGTTGCCGTTGTTCGGCAGCTTCAGGTCCAGCGCGCGAGTGAACGGCACGTAGACCGCGGCACCCTCATTGAAGCCGCCCGTATTGGGCACGTCGAAGAACACGGGCTGCGGCGCCCAGTCCTGGATGACCCCGGTAACACGGAACAGGTGTCCGTCGAGGTTGATCTGCTTGCCTACACTGTTTCCGCCATTGAACAACGTGTCGTTCAGCGATTTCGAAATGACCGCCACATCCGCATGACGCTCGTCGTCTTCCCGCGTCCAACCCCTGCCCTGCAGGAACGGCACGTCGAACATGGGAAAGAAGTCGGCCCCGGTTGCGTATGCACCCTTGCGCACCGGCAGGCGTGTCGGGTCGTCGGGAATGACGGAAACTCCGACGGGATATGTCACAGTCTGTCGTTCCGCTTGGCGTGCGCGAAGCAATGCCGTGGCATCGGTGTACGACAGCGCCTCGGGCGGCTCGCCCTTCTTCGTGTTCTCCGGCCCCCAGTTGTCCACCTGCACGTTGTAAAGCACGTCGGATTTTTGCGGGATGGGATTACGCGACGTGGCGCGGAACACCGAATACGTCGTCATCGAGGCGGCCACGCCGAACCCGATGGCCATCACCATCAGGGCGGTGAGCACCGGGTTCCGGCGCAGGCTGCGCAGGCCTAGCTGCAGGTAATAGCTGAACATGAGGCGTGTCCCCCTGGGGAGCGTGTGACGATCAGGGCTGGGCGAGGTGGGAATGGGCGTGGAACCGCGGCTCTTCCGCCAGGTCCACCACCTGCCCATCGATCACGTGGACGTTGCGCTGCGCGCGAGCGGCCAGCTCCGGATCGTGGGTGACCATGACGATGGTGGCGCCTTCGCGATGGATTTCTTCCAGCAGTTCCATCACGCCGCGCGCCATCTGCGTATCCAGGTTACCGGTGGGCTCATCCGCCAGCAGCAATCGCGGCGAGCCGGCCAGGGCGCGTGCGATGGCAACGCGCTGCTGCTGACCACCGGACAGTTCTGCCGGGTAATGCTTGGCACGTGAGGCCAGGCCGACGCGTTCCAGGGCATCCATGATTCGCTGCTTGCGCTCGGCGGCCTTCATCCCGCGATAGCGCAGCGGCACTTCCACGTTGTCGAACACGTTCAGGTCGGGAATCAGGTTGAAGGCCTGGAAGATGAAACCGATCTTCTCGTTACGGATACGCGAGCGCGCATTGTCGTCCAGTTTGCTCACTTCCACGCCATCGAGGTGGTACTCACCACCGGTGAAGGTTTCGAGCAGGCCGGCAATGGTGAGGAAAGTGGTCTTGCCCGAGCCGGACGGCCCCGTGACGGCAACGAACTCGCCCTGCTTTACGTCGATGTTGAAGTCGCGCAGCGCATAGGTCTCGACGACTTCCGTGCGGTAGACCTTGGCCAGATGATTCATCTTGAGCATGACGTGTCCCTCGTTTCGGTAAGTGGGTGCCGGATCAGCGGCTGATGGCGATGTGCTTGGCGGCGCCGAAGGCATCCGCACCGGAGATGACGATCTTGTCACCTTCCTTCAGTCCGTCCAGGATTTCGACCTTGTCGATGCTGCTGGCCCCGACGCGGATGTCGCGGCGATCGGCCATGCCATCGTTGACGACGTAGGCGTAGTGGCCGGCACTCTCGTCGACGAAGGAGCCACGCTCGACGGTGAGCACGTTGTCGCGCTTGTCCAGCAGGATACGCACGGACATGCGCTGGCTCTGGCGCAGCTGCTTGGGCGTATCGCCGTCGAAGCGCAGGCGTGCGGCCACTTCGCCGTTGACCACCTCCGGCGAGATGGCGCTGACCTTGCCGTTCCATACCTTGCCGTTGCCGGTGATCTCGCCCGGCATGCCGATGGCCAGGTCGCGTGCGAAGCTTTCCGGCACCTTCATCTCCACTTCCAGCGCGGACAGATCGATCACGCTCACCAGCTGGGCGTCCTTGGCCACCGTGGCGCGCTCGGCGATGAACAACTGGCCCACCTGGCCGTCGACCGGGGACTTCACGTTGAGGTCGTCCACCTGGCGTTCCAGGTCCTTGACCATCAGCAGTTGCCGATCGTGCGCCAGCCCCTTGGACTGCACGTCGAAGGTCAGGCTGTCGTTGTCCATGGCGAGGTCGGACTGCGCGTGTCTGGTGGTGACCGCCGCCTTGTCCAGGGTCGATTTGGCCTTATCGACGTCGGCCACGGGTACGGCGCCCTTGTCGAAGGCGGTCTGGTAGCGTTTAAGGTCGCGGTCGGCGGCGGTCTGGTCGATGGTCGCGTTGTCGAAAGCCTTCTGCAGTTCGGATCGCTTCTTCTTCGCGTCGATCTGCGCGCGCAGGAACTCCACCTGCATCGCATCGGCGGCCGACTTTTCCTGCGCCAGCTTGCTGGTCAGTTCCGGGCTGGTGATGACGGCCAGCACCTGGTCCTTCGTCACTACATCGCCCGCATGCACCTTCAACACCACCGCGCCTGCGGAGGCGGCGTAGAGGGTGGGGCTGACGGCGGCGACCACCTTGCCCTCGGCGGCGATATCGCGCACGAAGGGACCGCGCGACACCGTGCCAAAGGACAGGCGCGAGGCGCTGATCGAGGAATCGGCGGAAAACATCGTGGCGATTTTCGGCGCGGCCAGCGCGAGCAGGACCAGCCCCGCCACGCCGGCACCGATCAGGATCAGCTTGCGGCGACGGTTGGGGCGTACTTCGACGAGGCTGTCCGTGGCGGACGTGTCGCGAATCATGGCGATCTCCCTGGTTAGCTTCACGGCGTAGCTCAGCAAGTGCCGTGCCAGCAGTAACACGTTATTACTATCAATCACTTGTGTCGCCACGTAGCCATTGAAAACGTGTCCGCGGACAGTGCCGGACACAGGCAGCGCTGTCCGCGCATGGCGTGGCGGCGCCTACGACGAACGGCCTATGGTGCTTCTCGCGCAAAGGCGTAGCGTCGAACGACGGAAGGATTCCTCGTCTCGAATGGACTCAAACGTGGCTACCTCTATCCCCGCGCCCACCGTCGGCGCCACGCCCGTTACGGCCGATACGTTCGCTGCCGACTACGCCCACCTTTTTGGTGACCGCTCGGTCGACCGCTGCGCACCGGAGGCGCTGGAAAGTTCGCTAGGTCCACTGGCCTACGCCGACGATCTGTTTGGTTACGCACGGCAGTTGGAGCGCGATCACGCCGTGCAGCCGTACAGTCCGCTCGCGCGTCGGCGCCCGGACATCGGCAGCCTTCTGCTTGACGAAACGGCGCTGACCAAGCGCGTGCCGCGGCTCGCGCTGGCAATCGAACTGCTCGAGGCGCAGGTCGTGCGCCTCGCCGAACCTCCCGCACAGGCGCCGGAAACCGTCCTGGCGTCCGCTACGGGGCCGGCCCACCTGCCGTTCGACCGCCCGTGGGATCTCGCGATACAGGTACTCAAGTACAAGCACCAGTCGCGCTGGAGCGCATTACGCCAGATCGACCCCGACTATCCCGGTTTTGCGCACGGCGATGCGGCTTCGGTCAGCATGCGTGACACCTTGACGCTATGCACCCATCTCTCGCCATCGCAATTGCGACGGCTCCTGAGTGCACCGTCGACCGAGATGAACCAGACGCTGAGGGAGCAGTACGGTCTGGGCAGCGCCGCCGTCGTGAGCGACCTGGTCGACAGCGCCGCGTTCCTTGCTGCCACCGGCCTTGATCGCAAGCGTTTGCGCCAGTTGCTCGCCGTCAACGGCGTGGCGGCCGACAGCGCCGCCCCCACGCCGACATCAGTGACGGTGAGCGGAAGGGGGAGACCGGACACCAGCCCAAACAGCGTCGTCTTCGGCGCCAGCTTCATCAACGGGGCCGAAGCGCCCGCGCTGCGTCTGGTCCGGACCGTCACTGACGGACGAAAGGTCACCGCCTTCGACGGCCTGGAGGCCATCCACCTCGACCGCATGGCGCGCGTCATGCGCCTTCACGGCGCACTGAAGCTACCCTTCGCG
This DNA window, taken from Luteibacter sp. 9135, encodes the following:
- a CDS encoding ABC transporter ATP-binding protein, whose protein sequence is MLKMNHLAKVYRTEVVETYALRDFNIDVKQGEFVAVTGPSGSGKTTFLTIAGLLETFTGGEYHLDGVEVSKLDDNARSRIRNEKIGFIFQAFNLIPDLNVFDNVEVPLRYRGMKAAERKQRIMDALERVGLASRAKHYPAELSGGQQQRVAIARALAGSPRLLLADEPTGNLDTQMARGVMELLEEIHREGATIVMVTHDPELAARAQRNVHVIDGQVVDLAEEPRFHAHSHLAQP
- a CDS encoding efflux RND transporter periplasmic adaptor subunit gives rise to the protein MIRDTSATDSLVEVRPNRRRKLILIGAGVAGLVLLALAAPKIATMFSADSSISASRLSFGTVSRGPFVRDIAAEGKVVAAVSPTLYAASAGAVVLKVHAGDVVTKDQVLAVITSPELTSKLAQEKSAADAMQVEFLRAQIDAKKKRSELQKAFDNATIDQTAADRDLKRYQTAFDKGAVPVADVDKAKSTLDKAAVTTRHAQSDLAMDNDSLTFDVQSKGLAHDRQLLMVKDLERQVDDLNVKSPVDGQVGQLFIAERATVAKDAQLVSVIDLSALEVEMKVPESFARDLAIGMPGEITGNGKVWNGKVSAISPEVVNGEVAARLRFDGDTPKQLRQSQRMSVRILLDKRDNVLTVERGSFVDESAGHYAYVVNDGMADRRDIRVGASSIDKVEILDGLKEGDKIVISGADAFGAAKHIAISR
- a CDS encoding ABC transporter permease; protein product: MFAYYLELAVLGLRRSKALTVLMVVAIALGIGASMTTLTVLHVMSGDPLPGRSGSIYMPRLDPRGLDHAENRDMPIQVSWTDGMQMLREHRADRQALMVGGTVPVQPDDPRMDPFFERARYTTADFFPMFQPRFRYGQAWSAADDESRARVVVIGSELNDRLFAGANSVGRTLRANGADLRIVGVLEPWHPVPHFYDIYTGSYSGSEAVFVPLSTYRALAMTRAGGISCWGEGSTAEADMERASCTWLQYWVQIDSAEGVAAYRRYLDGYAREQQRSGRFARPVPAQLTGLMDFLDEQKVVPSDVRLQVWLALGFFVVCLVNTVGLMLARFMRRSGEVGVRRALGASRGSVFAQLLTEAGLIGVAGGLGGLLLAAAGLAMVRMQPHDSARLAHMDATMLAATLVLSVLAALVAGLLPAWRACSVTPGLQLKSQ
- a CDS encoding ABC transporter permease, with translation MQIRPILSALRRHKSGTILIALQIALTLAIVCNALFIVNQRIERAHRATGMVESDVVVVQNLYVGAPSSFLPLIGTDIRAIRNMPGVEDAYVTNSLPLRRGGWSTAVSSTPEKTKNGPQTGLYFGDEHTLKTLGVKLVAGRNFTAGEVVGVARQDMPTPAQVIITKALADKLFPGGSALGKVVYYREGKPSTVIGIVARLTVPWVDSQFHDNVTIMPVTMNDGAQTFAIRTKPGQQDAVFKSVAKVLYDTNRMRVLPEKYGVRTFEMMRANAYEADRGMAILMSVVCGVLLSITAAGIVGLSSFWVGQRRKQIGVRRALGARRRDILSYFMTENFLIALVGVIVGMILAVGLSQWMVTHFEMERLSFTYVMVGVVALLGLGQAAVLAPALRASRVSPVEATRSV
- a CDS encoding ABC transporter permease → MFSYYLQLGLRSLRRNPVLTALMVMAIGFGVAASMTTYSVFRATSRNPIPQKSDVLYNVQVDNWGPENTKKGEPPEALSYTDATALLRARQAERQTVTYPVGVSVIPDDPTRLPVRKGAYATGADFFPMFDVPFLQGRGWTREDDERHADVAVISKSLNDTLFNGGNSVGKQINLDGHLFRVTGVIQDWAPQPVFFDVPNTGGFNEGAAVYVPFTRALDLKLPNNGNNNCTSDPGEGWDNYLRSECIWLSLWVELPTTAAAESYRRYLAGYAAEQQRAGRFRWAPNGRLRNVVDWLSFQQVVPQESQVSLVVSLGFLVICLVNTVGLLLAKFMRRAPEIGVRRALGASRLHIYAQFLMEAGTIGIVGGLLGLLLTGVGVLGIGLVFPERIAHLATLDPVLVMLTLLVSVVASVCAALYPTWRAAQVQPAWQLKSN